A genome region from Calliopsis andreniformis isolate RMS-2024a chromosome 2, iyCalAndr_principal, whole genome shotgun sequence includes the following:
- the Art7 gene encoding arginine methyltransferase 7 isoform X2 — protein sequence MLRFFLNHLTFTRRMSIFTQCLNPLTGTVSWEEKDENYDYHQEVARSAFADMLHDHERNQKYYIALKTAIDRKHKIGEEANVLDIGTGTGLLSMMAAKCGADSITACEAFTPMAKCAIRIIQENGFEDKIRLIHKRSTRMTVGKNGDMIKKANILVTEVFDTELIGEGALSTFRHAHEHLLEENSIVVPHSATVWVQVVESSAVNAWNTIQPIQYKNECMLQTPHSVMSCYGAAAVHDIQLTQFPYNAFKPLLPPQPIFRFDLSGKTPLLYDEKICLHVKPISSGIAQAVFMWWDLNMDIDNKVLLSCAPVWEHPDTKKLQEKGLSLTEIADLIPWRDHWMQAIYYLPIETSVNVDKEVSLVGYHDEYSLWFQLINETIYDVPDCERPVCSCGIHVAYCRTRIGQLNEQTRNEKYIKALEKKITSDTVCLCLSDGCLLSLVASKLGAKKIFILETNFLSRKSTEMFIEANNLSERIEVIQSMDDLPPENMINLIFGEPYFVTSIVPWENLYFWYLISKYSSQVQRIPIAATIMGVVVEFKDLHKIRAPLGICEGFDLSIFDKLASSEKSDSPIEAQPLWEYPAKALSLPFVIKEFDLTQNVKEYPNINLTNTIPILECGSCNGVALWVDWHLDSEITVSSGPITEIQPGKRISWDPFTRQGVHLFRDIKTVTQQSILSCSFKFVPQHGNMKFDFLIKKL from the exons ATGCTTAGGTTTTTTTTAAATCATCTAACTTTTactcgaagaatgagtatttttACTCAATGTTTGAATCCTTTAACTGGAACTGTTTCTTGGGAGGAAAAAGATGAAAACTATGATTATCATCAAGAGGTTGCTAGATCAGCATTCGCTGATATGCTGCATGATCATGAAAGA AATCAGAAGTATTATATTGCTCTTAAAACTGCAATTGATAGAAAACACAAAATTGGAGAAGAAGCTAATGTACTTGATATAGGTACCGGTACAGGTTTATTGTCGATGATGGCTGCTAAATGTGGAGCAGATAGTATAACAGCATGCGAG GCATTTACACCAATGGCTAAATGTGCTATTAGAATAATACAAGAGAATGGTTTTGAGGATAAGATCAGACTAATACATAAACGTTCCACAAGAATGACTGTTGGAAAGAATGGTGATATGATTAAAAAAGCAAATATTTTAGTAACTGAAGTATTTGACACTGAACTTATTGGAGAAGGAGCTCTATCTACATTCCGCCATGCTCATGAACATCTTCTTgaa GAAAATAGTATAGTAGTCCCACATAGTGCTACAGTTTGGGTACAAGTTGTTGAAAGTTCTGCTGTAAATGCTTGGAACACAATACAACCAATTCAGTATAAAAATGAATGTATGCTACAAACACCACACTCTGTAATGTCTTGTTACGGAGCAGCTGCAGTACATGATATACAATTAACTCAATTTCCTTATAATGCATTTAAGCCTTTACTACCACCACAACCTATTTTTAG gtTCGATTTATCTGGCAAAACACCTCTGCTATATGATGAAAAGATATGCTTGCATGTAAAGCCAATATCAAGTGGTATTGCACAAGCTGTTTTTATGTGGTGGGATTTAAACATGGATATAGACAATAAG GTTCTGTTAAGTTGTGCACCAGTTTGGGAACATCCTGATACAAAAAAGTTACAAGAAAAAGGCTTAAGTCTTACAGAGATAGCAGACTTAATACCTTGGAGAGATCACTGGATGCAAGCTATTTATTATTTACCAATAGAAACATCAGTTAATGTTGACAAAGAAGTTAGTTTGGTTGGATATCATGATGAATATTCCCTGTGGTTCCAATTGATAAATGAAACAAT CTATGATGTTCCAGATTGTGAGAGACCAGTCTGCAGTTGTGGTATTCACGTAGCTTACTGTAGAACTCGTATAGGGCAATTAAATGAACAGAcacgaaatgaaaaatatatcaaaGCGCTAGAGAAGAAAATCACATCAGATACAGTTTGTTTATGTTTATCAGATGGTTGTTTGTTAAGCCTTGTGGCTTCAAAGTTAGGCgcgaaaaaaatatttattttggaaACAAATTTTCTGTCGAGAAAAAGTACAGAAATGTTTATAGAAGCAAATAATCTGTCAGAAAGAATAGAAGTCATTCAATCAATGGATGATCTGCCTCCAGAAaatatgattaatttaatttttggcGAACCGTACTTTGTTACTTCGATTGTTCCGTGGGAAAACCTTTACTTCTGGTATCTTATTTCAAAATATTCGTCTCAAGTACAGAGAATTCCAATTGCTGCAACAATAATGGGTGTTGTAGTTGAATTTAAAGATCTACACAAGATACGAGCACCGCTTGGTATCTGCGAGGGTTTCGACTTATCTATTTTCGATAAACTC GCATCAAGTGAAAAGAGTGATAGTCCAATAGAAGCCCAACCATTATGGGAATATCCTGCAAAAGCTTTAAGTTTACCTTTTGTTATTAAAGAATTTGACTTAACACAAAACGTGAAAGAGTATCCAAATATAAATCTCACAAATACTATTCCTATTTTAGA ATGTGGATCGTGTAATGGTGTGGCATTATGGGTCGATTGGCATTTAGATTCTGAGATTACGGTATCATCAGGACCTATAACGGAAATACAACCCGGAAAACGGATATCATGGGACCCGTTTACAAGACAAGGTGTACATTTATTTAGAGACATAAAAACTGTTACACAACAAAGCATTCTTTCATGTTCGTTTAAGTTTGTACCTCAGCATGGAAATATGAAATTTGATTTTCTTATAAAAAAACTATGA
- the Art7 gene encoding arginine methyltransferase 7 isoform X3: protein MAKCAIRIIQENGFEDKIRLIHKRSTRMTVGKNGDMIKKANILVTEVFDTELIGEGALSTFRHAHEHLLEENSIVVPHSATVWVQVVESSAVNAWNTIQPIQYKNECMLQTPHSVMSCYGAAAVHDIQLTQFPYNAFKPLLPPQPIFRFDLSGKTPLLYDEKICLHVKPISSGIAQAVFMWWDLNMDIDNKVLLSCAPVWEHPDTKKLQEKGLSLTEIADLIPWRDHWMQAIYYLPIETSVNVDKEVSLVGYHDEYSLWFQLINETIYDVPDCERPVCSCGIHVAYCRTRIGQLNEQTRNEKYIKALEKKITSDTVCLCLSDGCLLSLVASKLGAKKIFILETNFLSRKSTEMFIEANNLSERIEVIQSMDDLPPENMINLIFGEPYFVTSIVPWENLYFWYLISKYSSQVQRIPIAATIMGVVVEFKDLHKIRAPLGICEGFDLSIFDKLVQASSEKSDSPIEAQPLWEYPAKALSLPFVIKEFDLTQNVKEYPNINLTNTIPILECGSCNGVALWVDWHLDSEITVSSGPITEIQPGKRISWDPFTRQGVHLFRDIKTVTQQSILSCSFKFVPQHGNMKFDFLIKKL, encoded by the exons ATGGCTAAATGTGCTATTAGAATAATACAAGAGAATGGTTTTGAGGATAAGATCAGACTAATACATAAACGTTCCACAAGAATGACTGTTGGAAAGAATGGTGATATGATTAAAAAAGCAAATATTTTAGTAACTGAAGTATTTGACACTGAACTTATTGGAGAAGGAGCTCTATCTACATTCCGCCATGCTCATGAACATCTTCTTgaa GAAAATAGTATAGTAGTCCCACATAGTGCTACAGTTTGGGTACAAGTTGTTGAAAGTTCTGCTGTAAATGCTTGGAACACAATACAACCAATTCAGTATAAAAATGAATGTATGCTACAAACACCACACTCTGTAATGTCTTGTTACGGAGCAGCTGCAGTACATGATATACAATTAACTCAATTTCCTTATAATGCATTTAAGCCTTTACTACCACCACAACCTATTTTTAG gtTCGATTTATCTGGCAAAACACCTCTGCTATATGATGAAAAGATATGCTTGCATGTAAAGCCAATATCAAGTGGTATTGCACAAGCTGTTTTTATGTGGTGGGATTTAAACATGGATATAGACAATAAG GTTCTGTTAAGTTGTGCACCAGTTTGGGAACATCCTGATACAAAAAAGTTACAAGAAAAAGGCTTAAGTCTTACAGAGATAGCAGACTTAATACCTTGGAGAGATCACTGGATGCAAGCTATTTATTATTTACCAATAGAAACATCAGTTAATGTTGACAAAGAAGTTAGTTTGGTTGGATATCATGATGAATATTCCCTGTGGTTCCAATTGATAAATGAAACAAT CTATGATGTTCCAGATTGTGAGAGACCAGTCTGCAGTTGTGGTATTCACGTAGCTTACTGTAGAACTCGTATAGGGCAATTAAATGAACAGAcacgaaatgaaaaatatatcaaaGCGCTAGAGAAGAAAATCACATCAGATACAGTTTGTTTATGTTTATCAGATGGTTGTTTGTTAAGCCTTGTGGCTTCAAAGTTAGGCgcgaaaaaaatatttattttggaaACAAATTTTCTGTCGAGAAAAAGTACAGAAATGTTTATAGAAGCAAATAATCTGTCAGAAAGAATAGAAGTCATTCAATCAATGGATGATCTGCCTCCAGAAaatatgattaatttaatttttggcGAACCGTACTTTGTTACTTCGATTGTTCCGTGGGAAAACCTTTACTTCTGGTATCTTATTTCAAAATATTCGTCTCAAGTACAGAGAATTCCAATTGCTGCAACAATAATGGGTGTTGTAGTTGAATTTAAAGATCTACACAAGATACGAGCACCGCTTGGTATCTGCGAGGGTTTCGACTTATCTATTTTCGATAAACTCGTTCAG GCATCAAGTGAAAAGAGTGATAGTCCAATAGAAGCCCAACCATTATGGGAATATCCTGCAAAAGCTTTAAGTTTACCTTTTGTTATTAAAGAATTTGACTTAACACAAAACGTGAAAGAGTATCCAAATATAAATCTCACAAATACTATTCCTATTTTAGA ATGTGGATCGTGTAATGGTGTGGCATTATGGGTCGATTGGCATTTAGATTCTGAGATTACGGTATCATCAGGACCTATAACGGAAATACAACCCGGAAAACGGATATCATGGGACCCGTTTACAAGACAAGGTGTACATTTATTTAGAGACATAAAAACTGTTACACAACAAAGCATTCTTTCATGTTCGTTTAAGTTTGTACCTCAGCATGGAAATATGAAATTTGATTTTCTTATAAAAAAACTATGA
- the Dtwd2 gene encoding DTW domain containing 2: protein MTNEETVWQELSEIPADPPETRDKCTQCKRPVPVCWCPGLPKHPLHPASRIIILQHPAEVKRCLRTAPMLALGLEPGKCVIFRGKKFPLSKHEGLTEVLSDKNTILLYPSPDAIALDELTPVGVNGQKPYNLILLDGTWPQAKAIYHSSPALCLLQACKLVGVPTSEYVIRTQPTEGCLSTLETGAFALSILEGDPTLKDKMLGPLHYLCRFQLENGAATHQSKEFLIKQKAYPKLIGRRLAKQLRMLPDESI from the exons atgACGAATGAAGAAACAGTATGGCAAGAATTATCAGAAATTCCTGCTGACCCTCCAGAAACGAGAGATAAATGCACGCAGTGCAA AAGACCGGTGCCAGTATGTTGGTGTCCAGGGTTGCCGAAACACCCTCTACATCCTGCatcaagaataataattttACAGCATCCAGCTGAAGTGAAACGTTGTTTGCGAACAGCACCAATGCTTGCACTAGGTCTTGAGCCTGGGAAATGTGTAATTTTTAG GGGAAAGAAATTTCCATTATCCAAACACGAAGGGCTAACAGAAGTTTTAAGTGATAAAAACACTATATTGCTGTATCCATCACCTGATGCTATAGCGCTTGATGAGCTAACTCCTGTTGGTGTTAATGGACAGAAACCATATAATCTCATCCTATTGGATGGAACTTGGCCACAAGCAAAG GCAATATATCATTCAAGTCCAGCCTTATGTCTTTTACAAGCATGCAAACTAGTTGGTGTTCCAACAAGTGAATATGTTATTAGAACTCAACCAACTGAAGGTTGCTTATCTACACTTGAAACTGGTGCTTTTGCACTTTCCATCTTGGAGGGTGATCCAACATTGAAAGACAAAATGCTTGGACCGTTACATTATCTTTGCAG GTTTCAGTTAGAAAATGGTGCTGCAACTCATCAAAGTAAAGAATTTCTTATCAAACAGAAAGCTTATCCAAAACTTATAGGACGAAGACTAGCTAAGCAATTACGTATGTTACCTGATGAATCTATATAA
- the Art7 gene encoding arginine methyltransferase 7 isoform X4, translating to MTVGKNGDMIKKANILVTEVFDTELIGEGALSTFRHAHEHLLEENSIVVPHSATVWVQVVESSAVNAWNTIQPIQYKNECMLQTPHSVMSCYGAAAVHDIQLTQFPYNAFKPLLPPQPIFRFDLSGKTPLLYDEKICLHVKPISSGIAQAVFMWWDLNMDIDNKVLLSCAPVWEHPDTKKLQEKGLSLTEIADLIPWRDHWMQAIYYLPIETSVNVDKEVSLVGYHDEYSLWFQLINETIYDVPDCERPVCSCGIHVAYCRTRIGQLNEQTRNEKYIKALEKKITSDTVCLCLSDGCLLSLVASKLGAKKIFILETNFLSRKSTEMFIEANNLSERIEVIQSMDDLPPENMINLIFGEPYFVTSIVPWENLYFWYLISKYSSQVQRIPIAATIMGVVVEFKDLHKIRAPLGICEGFDLSIFDKLVQASSEKSDSPIEAQPLWEYPAKALSLPFVIKEFDLTQNVKEYPNINLTNTIPILECGSCNGVALWVDWHLDSEITVSSGPITEIQPGKRISWDPFTRQGVHLFRDIKTVTQQSILSCSFKFVPQHGNMKFDFLIKKL from the exons ATGACTGTTGGAAAGAATGGTGATATGATTAAAAAAGCAAATATTTTAGTAACTGAAGTATTTGACACTGAACTTATTGGAGAAGGAGCTCTATCTACATTCCGCCATGCTCATGAACATCTTCTTgaa GAAAATAGTATAGTAGTCCCACATAGTGCTACAGTTTGGGTACAAGTTGTTGAAAGTTCTGCTGTAAATGCTTGGAACACAATACAACCAATTCAGTATAAAAATGAATGTATGCTACAAACACCACACTCTGTAATGTCTTGTTACGGAGCAGCTGCAGTACATGATATACAATTAACTCAATTTCCTTATAATGCATTTAAGCCTTTACTACCACCACAACCTATTTTTAG gtTCGATTTATCTGGCAAAACACCTCTGCTATATGATGAAAAGATATGCTTGCATGTAAAGCCAATATCAAGTGGTATTGCACAAGCTGTTTTTATGTGGTGGGATTTAAACATGGATATAGACAATAAG GTTCTGTTAAGTTGTGCACCAGTTTGGGAACATCCTGATACAAAAAAGTTACAAGAAAAAGGCTTAAGTCTTACAGAGATAGCAGACTTAATACCTTGGAGAGATCACTGGATGCAAGCTATTTATTATTTACCAATAGAAACATCAGTTAATGTTGACAAAGAAGTTAGTTTGGTTGGATATCATGATGAATATTCCCTGTGGTTCCAATTGATAAATGAAACAAT CTATGATGTTCCAGATTGTGAGAGACCAGTCTGCAGTTGTGGTATTCACGTAGCTTACTGTAGAACTCGTATAGGGCAATTAAATGAACAGAcacgaaatgaaaaatatatcaaaGCGCTAGAGAAGAAAATCACATCAGATACAGTTTGTTTATGTTTATCAGATGGTTGTTTGTTAAGCCTTGTGGCTTCAAAGTTAGGCgcgaaaaaaatatttattttggaaACAAATTTTCTGTCGAGAAAAAGTACAGAAATGTTTATAGAAGCAAATAATCTGTCAGAAAGAATAGAAGTCATTCAATCAATGGATGATCTGCCTCCAGAAaatatgattaatttaatttttggcGAACCGTACTTTGTTACTTCGATTGTTCCGTGGGAAAACCTTTACTTCTGGTATCTTATTTCAAAATATTCGTCTCAAGTACAGAGAATTCCAATTGCTGCAACAATAATGGGTGTTGTAGTTGAATTTAAAGATCTACACAAGATACGAGCACCGCTTGGTATCTGCGAGGGTTTCGACTTATCTATTTTCGATAAACTCGTTCAG GCATCAAGTGAAAAGAGTGATAGTCCAATAGAAGCCCAACCATTATGGGAATATCCTGCAAAAGCTTTAAGTTTACCTTTTGTTATTAAAGAATTTGACTTAACACAAAACGTGAAAGAGTATCCAAATATAAATCTCACAAATACTATTCCTATTTTAGA ATGTGGATCGTGTAATGGTGTGGCATTATGGGTCGATTGGCATTTAGATTCTGAGATTACGGTATCATCAGGACCTATAACGGAAATACAACCCGGAAAACGGATATCATGGGACCCGTTTACAAGACAAGGTGTACATTTATTTAGAGACATAAAAACTGTTACACAACAAAGCATTCTTTCATGTTCGTTTAAGTTTGTACCTCAGCATGGAAATATGAAATTTGATTTTCTTATAAAAAAACTATGA
- the Art7 gene encoding arginine methyltransferase 7 isoform X1, with product MLRFFLNHLTFTRRMSIFTQCLNPLTGTVSWEEKDENYDYHQEVARSAFADMLHDHERNQKYYIALKTAIDRKHKIGEEANVLDIGTGTGLLSMMAAKCGADSITACEAFTPMAKCAIRIIQENGFEDKIRLIHKRSTRMTVGKNGDMIKKANILVTEVFDTELIGEGALSTFRHAHEHLLEENSIVVPHSATVWVQVVESSAVNAWNTIQPIQYKNECMLQTPHSVMSCYGAAAVHDIQLTQFPYNAFKPLLPPQPIFRFDLSGKTPLLYDEKICLHVKPISSGIAQAVFMWWDLNMDIDNKVLLSCAPVWEHPDTKKLQEKGLSLTEIADLIPWRDHWMQAIYYLPIETSVNVDKEVSLVGYHDEYSLWFQLINETIYDVPDCERPVCSCGIHVAYCRTRIGQLNEQTRNEKYIKALEKKITSDTVCLCLSDGCLLSLVASKLGAKKIFILETNFLSRKSTEMFIEANNLSERIEVIQSMDDLPPENMINLIFGEPYFVTSIVPWENLYFWYLISKYSSQVQRIPIAATIMGVVVEFKDLHKIRAPLGICEGFDLSIFDKLVQASSEKSDSPIEAQPLWEYPAKALSLPFVIKEFDLTQNVKEYPNINLTNTIPILECGSCNGVALWVDWHLDSEITVSSGPITEIQPGKRISWDPFTRQGVHLFRDIKTVTQQSILSCSFKFVPQHGNMKFDFLIKKL from the exons ATGCTTAGGTTTTTTTTAAATCATCTAACTTTTactcgaagaatgagtatttttACTCAATGTTTGAATCCTTTAACTGGAACTGTTTCTTGGGAGGAAAAAGATGAAAACTATGATTATCATCAAGAGGTTGCTAGATCAGCATTCGCTGATATGCTGCATGATCATGAAAGA AATCAGAAGTATTATATTGCTCTTAAAACTGCAATTGATAGAAAACACAAAATTGGAGAAGAAGCTAATGTACTTGATATAGGTACCGGTACAGGTTTATTGTCGATGATGGCTGCTAAATGTGGAGCAGATAGTATAACAGCATGCGAG GCATTTACACCAATGGCTAAATGTGCTATTAGAATAATACAAGAGAATGGTTTTGAGGATAAGATCAGACTAATACATAAACGTTCCACAAGAATGACTGTTGGAAAGAATGGTGATATGATTAAAAAAGCAAATATTTTAGTAACTGAAGTATTTGACACTGAACTTATTGGAGAAGGAGCTCTATCTACATTCCGCCATGCTCATGAACATCTTCTTgaa GAAAATAGTATAGTAGTCCCACATAGTGCTACAGTTTGGGTACAAGTTGTTGAAAGTTCTGCTGTAAATGCTTGGAACACAATACAACCAATTCAGTATAAAAATGAATGTATGCTACAAACACCACACTCTGTAATGTCTTGTTACGGAGCAGCTGCAGTACATGATATACAATTAACTCAATTTCCTTATAATGCATTTAAGCCTTTACTACCACCACAACCTATTTTTAG gtTCGATTTATCTGGCAAAACACCTCTGCTATATGATGAAAAGATATGCTTGCATGTAAAGCCAATATCAAGTGGTATTGCACAAGCTGTTTTTATGTGGTGGGATTTAAACATGGATATAGACAATAAG GTTCTGTTAAGTTGTGCACCAGTTTGGGAACATCCTGATACAAAAAAGTTACAAGAAAAAGGCTTAAGTCTTACAGAGATAGCAGACTTAATACCTTGGAGAGATCACTGGATGCAAGCTATTTATTATTTACCAATAGAAACATCAGTTAATGTTGACAAAGAAGTTAGTTTGGTTGGATATCATGATGAATATTCCCTGTGGTTCCAATTGATAAATGAAACAAT CTATGATGTTCCAGATTGTGAGAGACCAGTCTGCAGTTGTGGTATTCACGTAGCTTACTGTAGAACTCGTATAGGGCAATTAAATGAACAGAcacgaaatgaaaaatatatcaaaGCGCTAGAGAAGAAAATCACATCAGATACAGTTTGTTTATGTTTATCAGATGGTTGTTTGTTAAGCCTTGTGGCTTCAAAGTTAGGCgcgaaaaaaatatttattttggaaACAAATTTTCTGTCGAGAAAAAGTACAGAAATGTTTATAGAAGCAAATAATCTGTCAGAAAGAATAGAAGTCATTCAATCAATGGATGATCTGCCTCCAGAAaatatgattaatttaatttttggcGAACCGTACTTTGTTACTTCGATTGTTCCGTGGGAAAACCTTTACTTCTGGTATCTTATTTCAAAATATTCGTCTCAAGTACAGAGAATTCCAATTGCTGCAACAATAATGGGTGTTGTAGTTGAATTTAAAGATCTACACAAGATACGAGCACCGCTTGGTATCTGCGAGGGTTTCGACTTATCTATTTTCGATAAACTCGTTCAG GCATCAAGTGAAAAGAGTGATAGTCCAATAGAAGCCCAACCATTATGGGAATATCCTGCAAAAGCTTTAAGTTTACCTTTTGTTATTAAAGAATTTGACTTAACACAAAACGTGAAAGAGTATCCAAATATAAATCTCACAAATACTATTCCTATTTTAGA ATGTGGATCGTGTAATGGTGTGGCATTATGGGTCGATTGGCATTTAGATTCTGAGATTACGGTATCATCAGGACCTATAACGGAAATACAACCCGGAAAACGGATATCATGGGACCCGTTTACAAGACAAGGTGTACATTTATTTAGAGACATAAAAACTGTTACACAACAAAGCATTCTTTCATGTTCGTTTAAGTTTGTACCTCAGCATGGAAATATGAAATTTGATTTTCTTATAAAAAAACTATGA